CACCGTCACCGGCGCCCTCGGCCCGGACGGCGCGTTCGCCCTCGGCACCGACATCCCGGTGCGCCGGGGCGAGGAATCCTGGTCCTGGCTCGTGGTGCACGTGCTCGACGCCGACGCGGAGATCGAGTCGGCGGTGGGCTCGAACGCGCTGCTGCGGGTGGACGCCGCCCGCCGCCGCGCGCTCTCGGCCGCGCACACCGGCTGCCACCTGACCGCGCTCGCGCTGAACGAGGCGCTGGCCGGGCGCTGGCGCCGGGCGCCGGGCCGGGAGGACGCGTTCGGCCGCCCGGACTTCGACTCCATCGCCATGGACAGCTCGCGGATGGACGTGCACGCGAGCACGGACCGGTACCGGATCGGCAAGTCCCTGCGGAAGAAGGGCTTCGACCCGGACGGCCTGGCCGAGGCGCTGCCGGAGCTGGCGGACGCGGTCAACGCGCGACTGGCCGGGTGGATCGCCGCGGACGCGCCGGTGCGGGTCGAGGTGGTGGGCGGGGAGAAGTCGGCCAAGCTGACCGCGCGCCGGGCCTGGGTGTGCGAGCTGCCGGAGGGCACGGCCTCGATCTTCTGCGGCGGCACCCATCTGGAGCGGCTCGGCGAGCTCGACGCCCTGCACTGCTCGCTCTCGCTCTCCGAGGACGGCACAGAGCTGGTGGCCGTCACCGTCCCGAAGCTGCGCTGATCGCCCGGCGGCGCCGGTAAGATCGCGGCATGTATTTCACCGACCGGGGCATCGAGGAGCTCGCCGCGCGGCGGGGCGAGGAGCAGATCTCGCTGGAGTGGCTCTCCGAGCAGCTGCGCACCTTCGTCGACCTGAACCCGGAGTTCGAGACGCCGATCGAGCGCCTGGCCACCTGGCTGGCCCGGCTCGACGACGAGGACGAGTAGGGCCGCGGCCGGGCGGCCAGGCACTGGTTGGTCGGATACCGCGAATCAGTTCCCGCGGATCAGTTCCGGCAGCCCGGGTGTACGTCGGCGGTGACCTGACCGTGGTCGGCCTCGATCACGTGGTGGTAGCAGGGTTGCGACGGCGTCGAGCTCTGATAGTCCTCCGAGTCCCGCCCGTCTGCCTGCAGGTTCGACCCGTCGTCGGCCCGCTGCAGCACGCCGTTCGCGGCCATCTTGTCGGCGATGCGCGATGTGGTCGTCCACCGGCCACGTGCGTCGGCTTCGGTGGAAGTGAACCGGGCCTGGCTGACCTTCGCGGTGAGCAGGAAGCCCGATCCGGTCCCGTCGGGGATGTACGAGGCGTACATGCTGATCGGGTAGCTCCAGGTCTGGCGCTGGGCCACGCCGTCGGTGTCCACCTGGGTGTAGCCCTGGTCCTGCTGGTCGACCGTCTGGTATTCGCCGCTGCCCCAGATGGTGTCGAGGTTGCGGTAGGTCAGGTGCTGGCTGACG
This genomic window from Actinospica robiniae DSM 44927 contains:
- a CDS encoding metal-dependent hydrolase, coding for MVQYATTLVTFPSGATEGASAVLAVLALPAARAAADEPAGAPGPAGGMGLVVDTTPFHPVDHTWPDQPGDSGTVLVDGVAYPVLDTVTGALGPDGAFALGTDIPVRRGEESWSWLVVHVLDADAEIESAVGSNALLRVDAARRRALSAAHTGCHLTALALNEALAGRWRRAPGREDAFGRPDFDSIAMDSSRMDVHASTDRYRIGKSLRKKGFDPDGLAEALPELADAVNARLAGWIAADAPVRVEVVGGEKSAKLTARRAWVCELPEGTASIFCGGTHLERLGELDALHCSLSLSEDGTELVAVTVPKLR
- a CDS encoding DUF6104 family protein — protein: MYFTDRGIEELAARRGEEQISLEWLSEQLRTFVDLNPEFETPIERLATWLARLDDEDE